One window of Ziziphus jujuba cultivar Dongzao chromosome 5, ASM3175591v1 genomic DNA carries:
- the LOC107411170 gene encoding pentatricopeptide repeat-containing protein At5g27460 isoform X1, translating into MAIQSFFGGLRRFKHQLEATSRLPRPMCSHRPSIGACGEPSVKTKDDLKTKILRLKYPRRNATTVIQNWVDQGYKVSFPELRRIARQLFEIKRHNHALEILKWMETQSSFRMLPADYNIRLALTIEVNGLTEAEEYFMMHLPNTASRKAAFLPLLRGYVKERNTEKAEALMVRLSGMGLIVNPHPCNEMMKLYMATSQFEKVGLVIQQMKRNRIPLNVLSYNLWMSACGQLSGVASMEMVYKEMVRDDNAVVGWSTLSTLANVYIKAGLFEKASLALRSAEKKLSNCNRLGYFFLITLYASLNNKEEVLRLWKASKAVGGRITCANYMCILSCLVKLGDIGEAERIFSEWESGCGKYDVRVSNVLLGAYMRNGMIDKAESLHLHTLERGGCPNYKTWEILMEGWVESQNMDKAINAMKKGFSMLKHCDWRPSHGIVMSIADYFEKRGNVKDAFRYVKTIHDLGFASLPLYKLLLRMLLSDQRPASGILKMIEEDKVEMDDETRALIQAFNV; encoded by the exons GACG CTTCAAGCATCAATTGGAAGCGACAAGTCGTCTGCCGAGGCCCATGTGCTCGCACCGACCGTCAATTGGTGCGTGCGGTGAACCATCGGTCAAGACCAAGGACGACCTTAAGACCAAGATATTGAGGCTCAAATATCCCAGACGCAATGCCACTACCGTGATTCAGAATTGGGTCGACCAAGGATATAAAGTTTCATTTCCCGAGCTACGTCGCATTGCCCGCCAACTGTTTGAGATTAAGCGCCATAACCACGCTCTGGAG ATATTGAAATGGATGGAGACCCAAAGCAGTTTCCGAATGTTGCCGGCCGACTATAACATTAGGCTGGCGTTGACCATCGAAGTCAATGGGTTGACGGAGGCTGAAGAGTATTTTATGATGCATTTGCCAAATACGGCGTCGCGGAAAGCTgcatttcttcctcttcttcgcGGGTATGTTAAGGAAAGAAACACTGAAAAAGCTGAGGCGCTAATGGTGAGGCTGAGTGGGATGGGGCTGATTGTGAATCCTCATCCTTGTAATGAGATGATGAAGTTGTACATGGCCACTTCTCAGTTTGAGAAAGTAGGCCTCGTTATACAGCAAATGAAGAGAAACAGAATACCCCTTAATGTCCTTTCCTACAATCTTTGGATGAGTGCCTGTGGGCAGTTATCTGGGGTCGCCTCCATGGAAATGGTTTACAAAGAAATGGTGAGGGATGATAATGCTGTGGTGGGATGGAGTACACTTTCAACTTTAGCAAATGTTTATATAAAAGCGGGGCTTTTTGAAAAAGCTAGTTTGGCACTAAGAAGCGCTGAGAAGAAGCTTTCAAATTGTAACCGCCTTGgttatttctttcttattaCTCTTTATGCTTCTTTAAACAACAAGGAGGAAGTTCTTCGACTTTGGAAAGCCAGCAAAGCTGTGGGTGGGAGAATCACTTGTGCTAATTACATGTGTATACTCTCATGCTTGGTGAAGCTTGGTGATATTGGGGAAGCTGAGAGAATTTTTTCAGAATGGGAATCCGGTTGTGGTAAGTATGATGTTAGAGTGTCGAATGTTCTTCTGGGCGCTTACATGAGGAATGGAATGATAGACAAAGCTGAGTCATTACATCTTCACACATTGGAGAGAGGTGGGTGTCCAAATTACAAGACATGGGAAATCCTCATGGAGGGATGGGTGGAAAGCCAAAACATGGACAAAGCCATCAATGCCATGAAGAAAGGGTTTTCTATGTTAAAACACTGTGATTGGAGACCATCACATGGTATTGTAATGTCCATTGCTGACTACTTTGAGAAGCGAGGAAATGTTAAGGATGCATTTCGGTATGTTAAAACCATCCATGATTTGGGTTTTGCAAGTTTGCCATTGTACAAATTGTTGCTCAGAATGCTTCTTTCCGACCAGAGACCGGCTTCTGGCATCCTCAAAATGATAGAGGAGGATAAAGTTGAAATGGACGATGAGACGCGTGCCCTTATCCAGGCCTTCAATGTTTAA
- the LOC107411172 gene encoding glutathione transferase GST 23, giving the protein MGGESVKLLGFWASPFALRVKWALKLKGIEYEYVEEDLQNKSPLLLECNPVYKKIPVLVHGGKPLAESLVIIEYIDETWKQNPILPHDPHERATARFWANFADDKCVPAMQNAFSKQGEEKERAVKEARENLKTLESFLGEKSFFGGERIGFVDTAVGWLGLWARLTEEAAGVSILDAETMPLLNAWSQSFVEIPIIKESIPPWDKLLEHTKNFHKILTAGST; this is encoded by the exons ATGGGTGGAGAGTCTGTGAAGCTGCTTGGGTTTTGGGCAAGTCCTTTTGCTCTCAGAGTAAAGTGGGCGTTGAAACTAAAAGGGATTGAATACGAGTATGTTGAAGAGGATCTTCAGAACAAGAGTCCGCTGCTGTTAGAGTGCAACCCTGTTTACAAAAAGATTCCAGTTCTTGTGCATGGCGGTAAGCCTCTAGCGGAGTCACTTGTGATTATTGAGTACATAGATGAGACCTGGAAGCAAAATCCAATACTCCCACATGATCCACATGAAAGGGCCACAGCACGCTTCTGGGCCAATTTTGCCGACGACAAG TGTGTGCCAGCAATGCAGAATGCATTTTCCAAACAAGGTGAGGAGAAAGAGAGGGCTGTAAAAGAAGCTCGAGAGAATTTGAAGACCCTGGAAAGCTTTCTTGGGGAAAAAAGCTTCTTTGGTGGTGAAAGGATAGGTTTTGTGGATACTGCTGTTGGTTGGCTTGGATTGTGGGCCAGACTGACCGAGGAAGCTGCCGGTGTAAGCATTTTAGATGCCGAGACCATGCCTCTGCTCAATGCTTGGTCTCAAAGTTTTGTTGAGATTCCCATTATTAAAGAAAGTATACCACCGTGGGATAAATTGCTCGAGCACACCAAGAACTTCCACAAGATTTTGACAGCTGGGTCAACTTGA
- the LOC107411170 gene encoding pentatricopeptide repeat-containing protein At5g27460 isoform X2 — MAIQSFFGGLRRFKHQLEATSRLPRPMCSHRPSIGACGEPSVKTKDDLKTKILRLKYPRRNATTVIQNWVDQGYKVSFPELRRIARQLFEIKRHNHALEILKWMETQSSFRMLPADYNIRLALTIEVNGLTEAEEYFMMHLPNTASRKAAFLPLLRGYVKERNTEKAEALMVRLSGMGLIVNPHPCNEMMKLYMATSQFEKVGLVIQQMKRNRIPLNVLSYNLWMSACGQLSGVASMEMVYKEMVRDDNAVVGWSTLSTLANVYIKAGLFEKASLALRSAEKKLSNCNRLGYFFLITLYASLNNKEEVLRLWKASKAVGGRITCANYMCILSCLVKLGDIGEAERIFSEWESGCGKYDVRVSNVLLGAYMRNGMIDKAESLHLHTLERGGCPNYKTWEILMEGWVESQNMDKAINAMKKGFSMLKHCDWRPSHGIVMSIADYFEKRGNVKDAFRDRLLASSK; from the exons GACG CTTCAAGCATCAATTGGAAGCGACAAGTCGTCTGCCGAGGCCCATGTGCTCGCACCGACCGTCAATTGGTGCGTGCGGTGAACCATCGGTCAAGACCAAGGACGACCTTAAGACCAAGATATTGAGGCTCAAATATCCCAGACGCAATGCCACTACCGTGATTCAGAATTGGGTCGACCAAGGATATAAAGTTTCATTTCCCGAGCTACGTCGCATTGCCCGCCAACTGTTTGAGATTAAGCGCCATAACCACGCTCTGGAG ATATTGAAATGGATGGAGACCCAAAGCAGTTTCCGAATGTTGCCGGCCGACTATAACATTAGGCTGGCGTTGACCATCGAAGTCAATGGGTTGACGGAGGCTGAAGAGTATTTTATGATGCATTTGCCAAATACGGCGTCGCGGAAAGCTgcatttcttcctcttcttcgcGGGTATGTTAAGGAAAGAAACACTGAAAAAGCTGAGGCGCTAATGGTGAGGCTGAGTGGGATGGGGCTGATTGTGAATCCTCATCCTTGTAATGAGATGATGAAGTTGTACATGGCCACTTCTCAGTTTGAGAAAGTAGGCCTCGTTATACAGCAAATGAAGAGAAACAGAATACCCCTTAATGTCCTTTCCTACAATCTTTGGATGAGTGCCTGTGGGCAGTTATCTGGGGTCGCCTCCATGGAAATGGTTTACAAAGAAATGGTGAGGGATGATAATGCTGTGGTGGGATGGAGTACACTTTCAACTTTAGCAAATGTTTATATAAAAGCGGGGCTTTTTGAAAAAGCTAGTTTGGCACTAAGAAGCGCTGAGAAGAAGCTTTCAAATTGTAACCGCCTTGgttatttctttcttattaCTCTTTATGCTTCTTTAAACAACAAGGAGGAAGTTCTTCGACTTTGGAAAGCCAGCAAAGCTGTGGGTGGGAGAATCACTTGTGCTAATTACATGTGTATACTCTCATGCTTGGTGAAGCTTGGTGATATTGGGGAAGCTGAGAGAATTTTTTCAGAATGGGAATCCGGTTGTGGTAAGTATGATGTTAGAGTGTCGAATGTTCTTCTGGGCGCTTACATGAGGAATGGAATGATAGACAAAGCTGAGTCATTACATCTTCACACATTGGAGAGAGGTGGGTGTCCAAATTACAAGACATGGGAAATCCTCATGGAGGGATGGGTGGAAAGCCAAAACATGGACAAAGCCATCAATGCCATGAAGAAAGGGTTTTCTATGTTAAAACACTGTGATTGGAGACCATCACATGGTATTGTAATGTCCATTGCTGACTACTTTGAGAAGCGAGGAAATGTTAAGGATGCATTTCG AGACCGGCTTCTGGCATCCTCAAAATGA